The Euleptes europaea isolate rEulEur1 chromosome 2, rEulEur1.hap1, whole genome shotgun sequence genome has a segment encoding these proteins:
- the LRRC40 gene encoding leucine-rich repeat-containing protein 40 isoform X2 codes for MSFASLTNLVRLSLACNQLRSLPIEISAMKSLRQLDCSKNHLETIPPELASMASLEQLYLRRNKLHHLPDLPSCKLLKELHVGENQIEVLTSEHLKHLNSLCVLELRDNKLKSLPAEITLLQGLERLDLSNNDISRLPYKLGNLPQLQFLALEGNPLRAIRRDVLKKGTQEILKYLRSKIQDDDEISSNGESPVTAMTLPSQSKINLHAITALKVLDYSEKQATVIPDDVFNAVGSNPVTTVNFSKNLLTKIPERIVVLKESVCDINFGFNKLSSVSLELCMLHRLTHLDCRNNILTSLPDEMETLARLQIINLAFNRFKVLPDVLYRIPTLETILLANNQVGSLDPLQIKKMDRLATLDLQNNDLLQVPPELGTCINLRTLLLEGNPFRTPRAAILTRGTAAVLEYLRSRIPT; via the exons ATGAGTTTTGCTTCTCTTACAAACTTGGTACGTCTCAGTTTGGCTTGTAATCAGCTAAGAAgtctgccaatagagatcagtgcaatGAAAA GTTTAAGACAACTTGATTGCAGTAAAAACCACTTGGAAACTATACCCCCTGAGCTGGCCAGTATGGCTTCATTAGAACAACTTTATCTAAGGAGAAATAAATTGCATCACCTCCCTGACCTTCCTTCCTGTAAATTGTTAAAG GAGTTGCATGTTGGTGAAAATCAGATTGAAGTATTAACTTCTGAACACCTGAAGCATCTAAATTCCTTATGTGTATTGGAACTTAGAGATAATAAGCTAAAATCATTGCCTGCTGAAATTACTTTGCTTCAGGGCTTAGAGCGGCTAGACCTATCCAACAATGATATCAGCAG gCTTCCTTATAAGCTAGGGAACTTGCCTCAGCTGCAATTCCTAGCATTGGAAGGAAACCCGTTAAGAGCAATCCGAAGGGATGTTCTGAAG AAAGGAACACAAGAAATTCTGAAGTACCTGAGAAGTAAAATACAAG ATGATGATGAAATTAGTTCAAATGGAGAATCACCTGTGACAGCAATGACTCTCCCAAGTCAGTCAAAGATTAACCTGCATGCTATCACTGCATTAAAAGTATTAGATTATAG tGAGAAACAGGCAACTGTAATTCCAGATGACGTATTTAATGCAGTAGGAAGCAATCCAGTAACCACTGTGAACTTCAGCAAGAATCTTCTGACTAAAATTCCAGAAAG AATTGTGGTGCTAAAAGAATCGGTCTGTGACATCAATTTTGGTTTCAATAAGCTCTCTTCTGTTTCCCTGGAGCTGTGTATGCTTCACAGGTTGACACATTTGGATTGCAG AAACAACATTTTGACATCTCTACCTGATGAAATGGAAACACTGGCAAGACTGCAAATAATAAACCTTGCTTTTAACAG GTTTAAAGTATTACCAGATGTCCTCTATCGCATCCCAACTCTTGAAACAATCCTCCTTGCTAATAATCAGGTTGGATCTCTTGACCCTCTCCAAATAAAGAAGATGGACAGGCTTGCCACCCTAGATCTTCAGAATAATGATTTATTGCAAGTACCCCCAGAACTTGGGACCTGTATCAATCTCAG GACACTTTTGCTAGAAGGCAATCCTTTCCGGACTCCTCGAGCAGCCATTCTTACCAGGGGGACAGCTGCTGTGCTTGAATACCTAAGAAGCAGAATTCCTACTTGA
- the LRRC40 gene encoding leucine-rich repeat-containing protein 40 isoform X1 has translation MSGARRRGAGDSLAGFRRGAGDGEASAARLPQGLLRAARKSGQLNLSGRELAEVPLHIWRINLDTPEEANQNLSFAADDRWWEQTDLTKLNLSSNKLTCLSEDVRLLPALTVLDVHDNQLTYLPSAIGSLENLQKLNVSHNKLKDIPEELTQLKHLRSLFLEHNELSHLPDEFGQLVSLEELDVSNNHIASIPMSFASLTNLVRLSLACNQLRSLPIEISAMKSLRQLDCSKNHLETIPPELASMASLEQLYLRRNKLHHLPDLPSCKLLKELHVGENQIEVLTSEHLKHLNSLCVLELRDNKLKSLPAEITLLQGLERLDLSNNDISRLPYKLGNLPQLQFLALEGNPLRAIRRDVLKKGTQEILKYLRSKIQDDDEISSNGESPVTAMTLPSQSKINLHAITALKVLDYSEKQATVIPDDVFNAVGSNPVTTVNFSKNLLTKIPERIVVLKESVCDINFGFNKLSSVSLELCMLHRLTHLDCRNNILTSLPDEMETLARLQIINLAFNRFKVLPDVLYRIPTLETILLANNQVGSLDPLQIKKMDRLATLDLQNNDLLQVPPELGTCINLRTLLLEGNPFRTPRAAILTRGTAAVLEYLRSRIPT, from the exons ATGTCTGGCGCGCGGAGGCGGGGAGCGGGGGATTCCCTGGCCGGCTTCAGGCGGGGCGCGGGAGACGGCGAGGCGAGCGCTGCCAGGCTGCCCCAGGGGCTGCTTCGCGCGGCCCGCAAGAGCGGCCAGCTCAACCTCTCTGGCCGGGAGCTGGCCGAAG TACCTTTACATATCTGGCGGATAAATTTGGATACTCCGGAAGAGGCCAACCAGAATCTCTCTTTTGCTGCTGATGATCGGTGGTGGGAGCAAACTGATCTCACCAAGCTAAACCTATCTTCGAACAAACTGACATGTCTTTCTGAAGATGTCAGACTGCTGCCTGCTCTTACTGTGCTTGAT GTACATGACAATCAACTGACATATCTTCCTTCTGCTATAGGATCACTGGAAAATCTTCAGAAGCTTAATGTGAG TCATAATAAACTGAAAGATATACCAGAGGAGCTGACCCAGCTAAAGCATTTGAGGAGTCTGTTTCTGGAGCACAATGAATTGAGTCACTTGCCAGATGAATTTGGACAGCTCGTGAGTTTGGAAGAGTTA gATGTTTCCAATAATCATATTGCTAGCATTCCTATGAGTTTTGCTTCTCTTACAAACTTGGTACGTCTCAGTTTGGCTTGTAATCAGCTAAGAAgtctgccaatagagatcagtgcaatGAAAA GTTTAAGACAACTTGATTGCAGTAAAAACCACTTGGAAACTATACCCCCTGAGCTGGCCAGTATGGCTTCATTAGAACAACTTTATCTAAGGAGAAATAAATTGCATCACCTCCCTGACCTTCCTTCCTGTAAATTGTTAAAG GAGTTGCATGTTGGTGAAAATCAGATTGAAGTATTAACTTCTGAACACCTGAAGCATCTAAATTCCTTATGTGTATTGGAACTTAGAGATAATAAGCTAAAATCATTGCCTGCTGAAATTACTTTGCTTCAGGGCTTAGAGCGGCTAGACCTATCCAACAATGATATCAGCAG gCTTCCTTATAAGCTAGGGAACTTGCCTCAGCTGCAATTCCTAGCATTGGAAGGAAACCCGTTAAGAGCAATCCGAAGGGATGTTCTGAAG AAAGGAACACAAGAAATTCTGAAGTACCTGAGAAGTAAAATACAAG ATGATGATGAAATTAGTTCAAATGGAGAATCACCTGTGACAGCAATGACTCTCCCAAGTCAGTCAAAGATTAACCTGCATGCTATCACTGCATTAAAAGTATTAGATTATAG tGAGAAACAGGCAACTGTAATTCCAGATGACGTATTTAATGCAGTAGGAAGCAATCCAGTAACCACTGTGAACTTCAGCAAGAATCTTCTGACTAAAATTCCAGAAAG AATTGTGGTGCTAAAAGAATCGGTCTGTGACATCAATTTTGGTTTCAATAAGCTCTCTTCTGTTTCCCTGGAGCTGTGTATGCTTCACAGGTTGACACATTTGGATTGCAG AAACAACATTTTGACATCTCTACCTGATGAAATGGAAACACTGGCAAGACTGCAAATAATAAACCTTGCTTTTAACAG GTTTAAAGTATTACCAGATGTCCTCTATCGCATCCCAACTCTTGAAACAATCCTCCTTGCTAATAATCAGGTTGGATCTCTTGACCCTCTCCAAATAAAGAAGATGGACAGGCTTGCCACCCTAGATCTTCAGAATAATGATTTATTGCAAGTACCCCCAGAACTTGGGACCTGTATCAATCTCAG GACACTTTTGCTAGAAGGCAATCCTTTCCGGACTCCTCGAGCAGCCATTCTTACCAGGGGGACAGCTGCTGTGCTTGAATACCTAAGAAGCAGAATTCCTACTTGA